The Brassica napus cultivar Da-Ae chromosome C7, Da-Ae, whole genome shotgun sequence genomic interval ccacgtgtctattataatgtgaatgcatttattacaatacttctcctttaatatacaAGGGATTGTCcactttatgtttaaaaagctGGTCCACATAGATTTATTGTTTCTTACCAATTAGaattggacatctctttatatattaaactttcATCTGCGTAACTTCGACTTGGAACTTGTTCGATATGTCGCATACAATATCTATTACAAGATAGATTTCAGTGTTTGTATctcttttttgataaaaatacattttgacAATCACACCGTCTGGTATTTGAAGTAATAATCTTTCGTTATGGTAAGCAGATAATTATCGTtgacaaataaaacaaagtaacGAAGTGCAATGAATCAACGAACGCAGACACAAGCTCGTCTCGTGCGACACAAAATGGTGGAAGACGAGACCTAAACTGCCAAGAACATAACGACGATCTCGTTGTCTTCCCGCCGATCAACCACGAGAATCTCTACACCGATGGTTTCGACATAGAGCGAGAATCATCCTCCACTCCCTCATCTTCCTcgtcgttttcttcttcttcgttcggtTCAGACGAACGTTACGAATTTGACCGGAAACCGCAGTGTCATCCGTTAGAAACCGACGGAAAATCTCCGCCGTCTGATTCAGGCGAGAAACCTCGGTGGATAACGTTCTTGAATTACTGCTCAGCACTCGAGGCTCGTATCATCCAACGTTGGTGGAAGCTCCTTCTCGCGCGAGTATTACCAAAGTTCCGTACAATGGCGTCGTGCCTCTGTTCCTTCTCGGAGACTCTCCGGTCGTTTTATCCAGTCATTGTCGTCGTAACATGGTGGTGGATGCGTAACCGAGCTCGCCGACGAGGAGAAACCGAAGCTCATCTTAGAGATACAATTAAAGAGAGAGACATGGTTTGTATTTACTACTCATACAaagtgttcgatgaaatgcacAGTGGTTACATACTCTTGTTTCTAACAGTTTCTTTCCCTTTCTCTATTTTTACTGCAGGTAATAGCTAAGCTTTTGCATCAGATTGTTCAGATGAGCGAGTTACTTATAGAGAAGAAACATTCGAATTGATTAGTAGCTTAAAACTACAAGTTTGAATAATGAGAATCAACGAGACAAAGATCACACAGAGATTCTTGTCGTTAATGTAAAGAACAATAGAATCTAAAGTTCACTCATTGCTTCTGCATTGTTTTATCTTGTGATACACATACATCATATGTTCTTCTTCGTCTTGCTCCTGCGTTTCGGTTTTGGTTTCACTTTCGGCTTGGCTCTATCCATCTTAGGACGAATCTTTAAGTTGAGTGCACGAGGATCCACCAATGCAgcctcttctctcttcttcatggGTTTGAAAACCTctgtgactgaaggatcaagcagcTCAACGGAGCAACTAAGCGTAACACCAAGTGACATTGCCTCTTCCCAGAGCTCCCTTCCTTTCTCAAAGTCTCCTCCTTTACATAGTTTTGGTATGAGCAGATCATAAACCTGACCATAACCACCCACAGAGcttctcttcatcttctcaaacagctgAAGCGCGAAATTCACCCGCTTGACACCACAAAGAACTCCAATCAGATCATAGTAGAATTTGCGTTCGGGTCTCAGCCCTCTCTCAATCATCTCATCCACTGTTTGGTTGCCTTTACCAAACCTCCCTGTCAAATACAGAACCCTCACAACGAAGTAATAGCTAGCTGTGTCGGGTTCACACCCCGATCTCTTCATCTGTTCAAGAATCTGGCAAGACTCTTTCACCCTCCTCGTCCTTCCCAAGCAAGAAAGCAGTGTGTTGTAACTAAGAGACGTAGGTTGGACTCTGTAAGACCTCATCTCCAACATAATGTTCAAAGCCTCAGGGACAAGACCAGAAGGGTTTCGAGTAACGTTTCTTTCGCATAGGCAGGTAAGCATTGTGTTGTAGCAGAACAAATCCGGAGCAATCCCTGCTGATTTCATATCTTGTATAACTCTTCTTGCCTCCTTCACGTTTCTTTGGACCGACCAACCGAATAAAAGACTCCTGTACACAGACAACTCGTTACCGGATACTAAGTCCTTGTGATGATGCATAACTCCCAATGCTCTCTTCACATGTCCTTTTGAGCAGAGCGCGCTTATGATAGCCGTCACTGTGAAGCTATCTCGTGGGCAAGAGAACTTGTCCAAGATCTTGAAGATACCTATTGCATCTTCTTCTTTGCCAATCTTAACCAGAGTTTCAGCAACGAGGCTAAACGTTTGC includes:
- the LOC106428061 gene encoding uncharacterized protein LOC106428061; this encodes NKVTKCNESTNADTSSSRATQNGGRRDLNCQEHNDDLVVFPPINHENLYTDGFDIERESSSTPSSSSSFSSSSFGSDERYEFDRKPQCHPLETDGKSPPSDSGEKPRWITFLNYCSALEARIIQRWWKLLLARVLPKFRTMASCLCSFSETLRSFYPVIVVVTWWWMRNRARRRGETEAHLRDTIKERDMVIAKLLHQIVQMSELLIEKKHSN
- the LOC106428055 gene encoding pentatricopeptide repeat-containing protein At5g61370, mitochondrial, with the translated sequence MISIVRSNGFAFLTNTTKLTRCLCSHHLVDHASTELQEVIRIVSSHIGGLDELEEHLNNVSVSPSPNFVTQVIDSCKNETSPRRLLRFFSWSCKHLGSSLQDKEFNHVLRVLSEKKDYTAIQILLSDLRKENRAMDKQTFSLVAETLVKIGKEEDAIGIFKILDKFSCPRDSFTVTAIISALCSKGHVKRALGVMHHHKDLVSGNELSVYRSLLFGWSVQRNVKEARRVIQDMKSAGIAPDLFCYNTMLTCLCERNVTRNPSGLVPEALNIMLEMRSYRVQPTSLSYNTLLSCLGRTRRVKESCQILEQMKRSGCEPDTASYYFVVRVLYLTGRFGKGNQTVDEMIERGLRPERKFYYDLIGVLCGVKRVNFALQLFEKMKRSSVGGYGQVYDLLIPKLCKGGDFEKGRELWEEAMSLGVTLSCSVELLDPSVTEVFKPMKKREEAALVDPRALNLKIRPKMDRAKPKVKPKPKRRSKTKKNI